One region of Primulina tabacum isolate GXHZ01 chromosome 1, ASM2559414v2, whole genome shotgun sequence genomic DNA includes:
- the LOC142510966 gene encoding uncharacterized protein LOC142510966 — MLLMVVVFFFPLLIGEGEDWDRVSAEQARRYGKKTPTPAIYDSSYYPPLMQYQNNSRPIQRAQRRRHQPNKAATAGVAGAGMQAIFLGSNQKSTGTGVFLPRRDGIDPKFSKKPAVSPVLLPSRVVHALNLNVRDLGQKIKPQPGHEPKNGTVKNTEEKSENNNEEVDDDDNICLSPEIYLPEEWTY; from the exons ATGTTACTGATGgtggttgttttttttttcccccTTTTAATTGGTGAAGGAGAAGATTGGGATAGGGTTTCAGCGGAGCAAGCTCGTCGATATGGGAAGAAAACCCCCACACCGGCCATTTATGACTCGTCGTACTATCCTCCGTTGATGCAG TATCAAAATAATTCAAGACCAATCCAGAGGGCTCAGAGAAGAAGACATCAGCCGAACAAGGCGGCCACGGCCGGGGTAGCAGGGGCTGGGATGCAAGCAATCTTCTTAGGTTCGAACCAAAAAAGTACCGGCACGGGAGTTTTCCTTCCCCGGAGAGATGGCATTGACCCTAAATTCAGCAAGAAGCCAG CGGTGTCTCCTGTGTTGCTGCCTTCTCGAGTTGTTCATGCTCTCAACCTGAATGTGCGTGACCTTGGGCAGAAAATCAAGCCCCAACCAG GTCATGAGCCCAAAAATGGTACTGTTAAAAACACAGAAGAAAAATCCGAAAATAATAACGAGGAAGTCGACGACGACGACAACATTTGCCTTTCACCGGAGATCTATCTCCCCGAAGAATGGACATATTAG